DNA from Geobacter sulfurreducens PCA:
AGAGTCTCTGGATAAGGCCGGCATCACGGTGAACAAGAACACGGTGCCTTTCGAGACCCGTTCACCCTTTGTCACCTCCGGTTTCCGGATCGGCACTCCCGCAGCCACTACCCACGGTCTCAAGGAAGCTGAAATGGCCGACGTGGCGGGCTTTATCGCAGAGGCCCTGGCCAACGTGGACAATGATGCCAAACTCGCCGAGATTAAGGGGAGGGTCAATGTGCTTATGAAACGCTTCCCCCTCTATGCTCACCGTCTTTCATAAGAGTATTGATCCGATTCGTCTGAAAAGGGATCCGTACGGCATCCCCCCTTTTTCTTTGCTATGATTCTATGGTTGTGCAGTCGAATGGGGCGCGGACCCTCCGCGAACGGGAGGTCAACAATGGCAAGAATTCTGACCGGCGTTGCACTGATGGCGCTTCTTATTTCGGCTGGTATCGTCCAGGCCCTTGAAACCCGTGTCGATGTGCGGGTGAGGACCAAGGACGCAAAGTTTCTCGGAACGAGCATGGGAGGCGCTCTGGTAAGTATTCGCAATACCGACACCGGCGAGTTGCTCTCCACGGGTGTTACGGCGGGAACCACTGGCAATACCGCTACCATTATGGTCAACCCGCATGTGAGGGGGGGCGTGTTGTCGGACGCACAATCCGCTCTGTTCAGAGCGGTCTTGGATATCGATGTGCCCACCCGAATTGAAGTGCGAGCGGCAGGCCCATTGAGCCAGAGGCAGGCGATGGGAGAGGCTTCGGTGACCCAGTGGCTGATTCCCGGCAAGCACGTAACCGCTGGCGACGGTCTTGTCTTGGAACTTCCGGGGTTTGCCGTGGATGTACTCGCACCGCCGACCAATCATGCCGTTACCCTTGAGGATGGATTAGCCACCGTGACCGTGCGAGCCAGCGTTATGATGATGTGTGGCTGTCCGGTTGCGCCAGGAGGGCTCTGGAATGCTGACGGCTACGAGATCCGTGCCATGGTAAGGCTGGACGGTTCAGCCCCGGAAGAGGTGCCGCTTCATTTTGCCGGGGAGTCGAGCCAGTTTATGGGAGAACTTGCGGTCAGAAAGCCGGGAGTATACGAGGTAACGGTCTATGCATTTGATCCTGCCACCGGCAACACCGGGCTAGACCGGACGACCTTCATCGCCCAATAGGTTCGGTTCGGGACGCTCCGGACGCATTTGCGCTTGACGCACGTCCATTTTTTTGAACAAATGCACAGATCCTGTTCAACCGTTGACGGGGGTTCCGCGTTACGATGATTATGATCAACAGAGCCCCCGTCCACCTGCGAGGATCTCTCATAGTACCATTCAACGGCCTGCTGAGGAGGAATGATTGATGAAACGGATGACGACAGCCCTGCTTCTGGTAATGGCTCCGCTCACTGTCCACGCCGCTGACGGCGGCGTTCGGCTGAGCCTCAAGGAGGCAATCCAGTCGGCAGTGCAGAAAAACCTGGATGTGCGGGCAGAACTGTACAACCCGGCCATGGCGGAGGCTGATATCCGCAAAAGCCTCGGTATTTATGATACGCAACTCACTATTTCAACCGATTTCCAGTATGCCGTCACTGAGCCGGTCAGCTCGTTCCTTTCAGGAACCAATACCAGCCGGACCCGGACGCTGACTCTGAATCCCGGCGTGAACCAGTTGACGCCCCTTGGCGGGACAGTGGGGCTCACGTTCAATAATGCCTACAACTACACCAATTCCACCCGAAGCCTGAGCGAATACTGGAACTCGGATCTGACGCTGAGCCTTTCCCAGCCGTTGTTGAAAAATTTCGGCAAGGAACCCACCGAACTCGGCATCATGGTGGCGCGGACGGCTAAGGATGGTTCCCTGGAGCGATTCCGGACCCTGCTCCTGGACACGGTAGCCCGGGTCAGGACCGAGTACAACCGGCTTTACAGTCTGCGCGAGGATCTTGAGGTCAAGAAGACGTCCCTGGAACTGGCCCGTAAAATACTCACCGATACCCAGGCCCGGGTAAAAGCGGGCGTTCTGCCGGCCATGGAGATTCTCAATGCCGAGTTCGGCGTGGCAAGCCGGGAAAAGGATCTCATCGATGCGGAAAAGGCGGTACGGGATCAGAATGATGTGCTCCATGTGCTGCTCCAGCTACCCGGCAAAGAAGAGATCATTCCGGTCGATATCCCGACCCGCGACCAATATCAGGCCGAGGAGGATGCACTTATCCGCAAGGCGCTGGATTTGCGGCCTGAACTGCGAGAGCAGAAGGCGAGCCTCAGGACGAGTGAACTGGAGACGCGCGTGGCCCGGAACCGGACCCTCCCGGATCTGAATCTTACTGCTAGTGCCGCCGTGACGGGCTTAGACCGTCACTACAACCGCAATCTGGAAAAAGTCGGCTCGGCCGATTACCCGGTTTGGGGCGTTGGGCTCGTATTCCAGTACCCCCTGGGGAACAATGCTGCCGAGAACGAGTATCGCCGCAGTAAATTGAAAGTGGAGCAGGGACGCACCCAGATCAGGAGCCTTGAGGCCAATGTGGGAAATGAGGTCAAGACGGCCATCAGGGGCGTTGATTCGGGCTACAAGCAGCTTGACGTGACCGACCGCGGCCGCGCCTTTGCCGAGGAGCGGCTCCGCTCTTTCATCAAGAGGAGTGAGGTGGGGCTTGCCACCATTAAGGACGTGCTTGAGGTCGAGAGCGAACTGGCCACGGCAAAGAGCAACCAGATAAAGGCCTTGACGGGGTATGGCGATGCCGTTACCCAGTTGCTGCGGGCCACGGGAGAGCTTCTGGATCGGGAGGGAATTACCGTGACGGAAAAGGAGGGGGATTCCCTTTACGAGCAAAGTGCGCGAGACTGACACGTCCGGACTGATTATGGAGTTCTGAATGGCTTTGATGAATGTGATGACAGCCTTTCGCACGCTTCGCCGCTGGGGACGGCATGCCGTTGCGGCGTCTGCGGTCGTGCCCGCTCTCGCGTTGTGCGCCTGCTCCCCCAAGGAACAGAAACCAACGGTAAAGCCTCCGGTGCCGGTCGTGCTCGCAAAGGTAGAGCGGAAGACGATTCCGGTTCAGATCAAGGCCATCGGCAATGTGGAGCCCTATGCCACGGTGGCGGTCAAGGCCCAGGTGAGTGGTGAGGTGGTGAACGTTCACTTTACCGAAGGGCAGGACGTGAAAAAGGGCGATCTCCTGTTTGCCATAGATCCGCGCACCTATGCCGCCGCCCTGAAAAAAGCGGAAGCAAATCTTTCCCGGAATCTGGTCCAGGCGCGCAATGCCCGCCAGGACGCGGAACGCTATGCCCAACTGCTGACAGAAGGGATCGTGACCCAGGAGCAGTATGAGCAGTACCGGACCAAGGCGGAGGCTTTCGCGGCGGATGTTGCCGCCGACCGGGCCGCCGTGGAGAACGCCAAGGTCGAGCTCTCCTACTGCACCATACGCTCACCCCTTTCGGGCCGAACCGGCAACCTGGCGGTGCATGCGGGGAACATCGTCAAGGCAAACGAGAATCCGCCGCTGGTTACGATCAACCAGATAACCCCGGTCTACGTAACCTTTGCCATTCCCGAGAAAGACCTTGCCGAGATCAAGCACCGGCTGGCGTCCGGACGGCTCGCGGTGGAGGCAATCATTCCCAATGATCAGGGACCGGCGGAGCAGGGGACCATCAGCTTTCTCGACAATGCGGTCGACGCCGCCACCGGTACCATCAAACTCAAGGGAATCTTCGAGAACAAGGGGCGGCGGCTCTGGCCCGGTCAATTCGTCAACGTGGTCGTGACCCTCGCGTCCCGCGCCGACGCCGTTGTGGTGCCGTCCCAGGCACTCCAGACCGGACAGAGCGGCCCCTACCTTTTTGTGGTAAAGGCTGACACCTCCGTGGAGGTTCGCCCCGTCACACCGGGTATCACCCATGAAGGACTCACTGTCATTGAACAGGGCGTCGCTCCGGGGGAAACGGTTGTGACCGACGGCCAGATGCGGCTCACCCCGAATGCCAAGGTAACGGAAAAACGACCCGGAGGTGCCGGCGTTTCCCCCCCCGAACCGAGTAAGCGCCCATGAACATTGCCGAAATCTTCATCCGCCGGCCGGTCATGACGAGTCTCATCATGCTGGCGGTTATGCTTTTCGGCCTCATCGCCTACGACAAGCTGCCGGTCAATGACCTGCCCACCGTCGACTATCCGACCATCCAGGTTTCCGCCACTCTGCCGGGCGCCAACCCCGACACCATGGCCTCATCGGTGGCACTTCCCCTGGAGCGCGAGTTCTCCACCATTGCCGGTGTCGACTCTATGACCTCCACCAACGGCATCGGCATATCCCGCATTACCATCAAGTTCACCCTGGAGCGGGACATCGATGCCGCGGCCCAAGATGTCCAGGCCGCCATTTCAAGGGCCCAGCGCCAGCTTCCTCAGGACATGCCGGCCCCTCCATCGTTCCAGAAGGTGAATCCGGCTGATCAGCCGATCCTCTATCTGGTCCTCAGTTCGCCGACGCTTCCCCTCTCCACGGTCCACGAATACGCCGATACCATGATCGCCCAGCGGATTTCCATGGTCAACGGCGTAGCCTCGGTACAGATCTACGGCTCCCAGAAATATGCGGTACGGGTTCAGGTGGACCCCAAGGCCCTGGCGGCCCGCAAAATCGGCATTGACGAGGTGGCCCAGGCCCTGGAGCGGGGGAACGTGAACCTTCCCACCGGCACCCTCCAGGGAAAGCACGAGGCCCTGACGATCCAGACCAGTGGCCAGCTTTACAGCGCAAAGGAGTATGAGCCGCTCATCGTCGCCTATCGCAACGGTTCACCGGTCCGTCTCGGAGAGATCGGCCGGGTTATTGACAGCGTGGAGAACGACAAGGTGGCCGGCTGGTACAAACAGACCCGTGCCATTGTCCTCGCCATCCAACGCCAGCCAGGCACCAATACCATCGAAGTGGTAAACAGGATTAAGGAGCTGCTTCCCCAGTTCCGCTCCCAACTCCCCGGCTCGGTGGACCTGAGTATCCACTTTGACCGGACCGAGGGGATCAAGGAGTCGGTCGCCGATGTGAAGTTCACTATGGTGCTCACCATCTGCCTGGTTATCATGGTGATCTTTCTCTTCCTGCGCAACCTGCCGGCAACGGTAATTCCGAGCCTGGCGCTACCGCTCTCCATTGTCGGTGCTTTTTCGGCCATGTACCTGATGGGGTTTTCGGTCAATAACATCTCACTGTTGGCTCTGACCCTGTCGGTGGGCTTCGTGGTGGACGACGCCATTGTCATGCTGGAGAACATCGTCCGTCACCTGGAGAAGGGGGAGAGCCCCATGGAGGCGTCCCTCCGCGGCTCCCGCGAGATCGGATTCACCATTGTCTCCATGACCATTTCATTGGTGGCGGTCTTTATCCCGGTTCTTTTCATGAAAGGGATGCTCGGCCGGCTGCTCCACGAATTCGCCGTCACCATCAGCCTGGCCATTCTCATTTCCGGCTTCGTATCGCTCTCGCTGACACCCATGCTATGCAGCCGCTTCCTTCGTCCGCACAGTGGCGAAAAGGGCCACGGCAGGTTTTATACGGTCATGGAGCGGTTTTTCGACGGCATGTACCGCCTCTATGAAGTGACTCTGGCAAAGGTTCTGAGGCTCCGCCGGACCGTGTTGGCCGGCACCCTTGCCATGACCCTGCTCACCATCTGGCTCTTCACGAGAATCCCCACAGGGCTGCTGCCCAGCGACGACATCGGGGCCATCTTCGCTATTACCGAGGGTGCCCAGGGGATTTCCTTCGAGGAAATGAAGGCCAAGCAGCAGCAGTTGGCGGCCATTGTGCTCCAGGACCCGAACGTTGAAGGATTCATGTCTTCGGCGGGCGCCGCCGGGAGCCGGGTGTCCTCCAATTCGGGGTTCATGTTCATTCGGCTCAAGCCCCGCCACGAGCGGAAGCTTAACGCGGATCAGGTCATCCAGCAGCTCCGGCCGAAAGTCATGGCTGTGCCCGGGATTCTCATGTTCCTCCAGAATCCGCCGCCGATTCGACTGGAGGCTCAGTTGGCCAAGAGCCAGTATCAGTTCGTGCTCCAGAGTCCCGATACGGATGAACTCTACCGGCGCGCAGCCGACCTGGAGGCCAGATTGAAGCAGGTGCCGCTCCTGCTGGACGTGACCAGCGACCTCCAGCTCAATAATCCCCAGGTGCAACTCGACATAGACCGGGACAAGGCGTCGGCCCTCGGCATCACCGCCCACCAGGTGGAGGATGCCCTCTATTACGCCTACGGCTCCCGCCAGGTTTCCACCATCTTTGCTCCAAACAACCAGTTCAAGGTTATCCTGGAACTGGAGCCCCGCTACCAGACCGACCCGGCAGCCCTGTCCATGCTTTACATCCGTTCCCAGCAGGGCGACCTTGTTCCTCTCAACACCCTCGCCACCCTGCGGCGGACCCTCGGTCCCCTTTCCGTGAACCATCTGGGGCAGATCCCGGCGGTGACCATCTCCTTTAACCTGCGACCGGACACCCCTCTCAGCGAGGCCGTGTCAGCCATCGAGCAGGTGAGCCGCGATACGCTTCCAGCTTCATTCACCACCAGTTTCCAGGGAGTTGCCCAGGCCTACCAGCAGTCGACCACGGGGCTAATTGTCCTGATCATCATGGCGATCGTGGTAATCTACATTGTCCTCGGTATTCTTTATGAGAGCTACATCCATCCCCTCACCATCCTGTCGGGTCTTCCGTCAGCCGGGTTCGGGGCACTCATTACCCTGATGATCTTCGGCAAGGAACTGAATCTCTACGGCTTTGTCGGTCTCATCATGCTGATTGGCATTGTTAAGAAAAACGCGATCATGATGATCGACTTCGCCCTGGAGGCCCAGCGCACCGAAGGGAAACCGCCGCTGGAGGCAATCCACCAGGGGGCTCTCGTCCGTTTCCGCCCCATTATGATGACCACCATGGCGGCGCTGATGGGGACACTCCCCATTGCGCTGGGGATCGGTGCCGGGGCCGAGGCCAGGCGCACTCTGGGGCTGGCAGTGGTGGGGGGGCTTCTGGTGTCCCAGTTGCTGACCCTTTACATAACACCGGTTATTTATTACTACATGGACCGCATGCAGGGATGGTTCGTCGGGAAACTGCCGGGCCGCCGGAGGGTCAGCGCATGAGAACGCTCGTTCTGATTCGTCATGGGGAGAGTGTCTGGAACAGGGAAAACCGTTTTACCGGCTGGACTGACGTGGGGCTGACCGATAAGGGCGCGGCAGAGGCCCTGCGTGCCGGTCGTACCCTGAAAAACGAGGGGTTTGCCTTTGACGAGGCGTTCACCTCAGTGCTCAAGCGGGCCATCAAAACCCTCTGGATCGTTTTGGAGGAGATGGATCAGATGTGGATTCCGGAGCACCGTCACTGGCGGCTTAATGAACGCCACTACGGCGCGCTCCAGGGACTCAATAAGGCCGAAACTGCCGAAAGGCACGGCATGGAACAAGTTCATGTCTGGCGCCGCAGCTATGATATTCCGCCACCGCCCCTGGCCGCCGGCGATCCGCGCAACCCTGCACGGGACCCGCGCTATGCGGAGCTTGATCCCGCAGATATCCCCCTGACCGAGTCGCTCAAGGATACCGTAGCCCGTTTCCTTCCCTACTGGCACGAGACGATTGCGCCCCGCATTCTCGCGGGCCGCCGCCTGCTCATCGCCGCCCATGGCAACAGTCTGCGGGCCCTGGTGAAGTACCTGGACGGCATCGGGGACGACGCCATTGCCGGTCTGAATATTCCCACCGGCATTCCCCTTGTCTATGAGCTGGAAGATGACCTGCACCCCATACGAAGCTATTACCTGGGTGATCCTGACGAGGTTGCCCGGGCCACCCAGTCGGTGGCGGATCAGGTAAAGAGGTAGGTATGTGTGCGTCAGGGGCTATAGGATGCGATACCCTGGACCCCGCGACACGATAAATCCTTCCGCGGCAAGCTGTTCCAGGTTTTTCCCCACGATTTCGCTGCTCGCTCCCACTGCCTTTTCAAGCGCATCGCGGCTGATCCCCGGATTTTCCAGGACGGCCCGGAGGATGCGGCTGCGCACCTGCCGGTTGGATCCCTTGAACGGAGTCTGTCGCGTATGATGTGAACTGCGGCGCGACGGATTGCCATGCAGTCGCTTCAGGTGCGATCCGTAATCCATGAGAGCGTAATACCATTCGCGGGGATTGTCACGGTCCAGGGTCTGTTCGATCAGAGGCATGAGATCGCGGTCGTGAATGCTGCTTTGGTCCGCGAAGAAATGGTGGATATACACGCTGCGGATATTGGTCTCGATGAAGGGCAGGGGGGTGTTGAAGGCAAAGGCGGCCACTGCCCGGGACGTGTACGTTCCAATGCCCGGCAGCCGGACCAATTCGTTCGGATCAGCGGGGAGCTCTCCTCCCAGACTTGCGACAACCGCCTCGGCGCAGCGCTTGAGGTTCACGGCGCGCCGGTTGTAGCCAAGCCCCTGCCATGCCGCAAGAACCCGTTCCAGTGGCGCCGCAGCCAGGGCCCTCAGGTTCGGAAACTCGGCCAGGAATGTTGGGTACTTTTCCCTGACGCGCTCCACCTGCGTCTGCTGGAGCATGATCTCGGACACGAGGATGGCGTACGGATCAAAGGTTTCCCGCCAGGGGAGTTCGCGACGCTGGGATGCATACCAGTCATACACGATCCGCCGGAAGAGGTCCGCAACTGCAGGCGTGAGCCCCTCCCGGCGGAAGAGATGTGTCAGCTCCTGTTCCCTGTTCAATGGTCGCGGTACCCCAGGACAACAAGAATGCAGCTCCCGTCCGCGATGACAGTGATACCGTTTTGACGGCAAAGCTCCACCGCCTTGTCGCTTTCGGCTCCCGGTTGCATCCAGATAGTGCGGATGCCCTTGCGGGCAGCCATTTCCACCACCTCTTCAGTGATCTTCGGCGGCGTAATGACCGAGATGCTCGTTACCTCATCCGGCAGGTCCATCACGCTGGCCACGCAGGCCACTCCTTCAATTTCCTGTTCCCTGGGGTTCACCGGGACGACCTTCAGGTTCTTCTGTTGATAGACCCTCAGGACTTTGTTCCCGTATTTGTGTCGGTCGGCCGAAGCTCCCACCACCCCGAACGCCTTTGAAGTGAAAAAGGCGTCGATCTGCTCTTTTGTGCTCATGGTGTCCTCCTCTCGTGTTGTGACGAGATTGAATTGTATATCCTTTTGCGAAAATCACCACCCGGAATCCGTTCCCGCACGTTCAATGCCGGGTCCAGTCGGGCTTTATTCGCTTGACTATGGTTACTATCACCCATGAAACCGCAAGGGATGCGGCCATGATCCCCAGAGAGATGAAGGCGTTATTCAAAAGCGTTGGCCTGAGCAGCAGCACGAATCCGAGGCTGAGCATCATGATCCCTGACACGAGCTTGAGAACCCGTCCCTGCCATTCGGTCAATTTCCGGCTGCCAAGTGTAATCGTAAAGATTCCCACGATAACTGCCAGTGGAATCACATAGACGACATTGTAAAACCCCAGGTAGAGGTAATAGGCCGATGGCGGCAGTTCGCGCAGGGTCAGAACCCGTGTGAATACCATGGGAAAACCGGCGGTGCAGAGGAGTTCGTAACTGTTAGCGGCCAAGGCGAGTACCACGGTACCCGCCAGCATGGCCGGTAGGGTTCCTGCCCTGACAAGGTTCCTCATTCGCTCGAAAAGCCTGGGTTTTGCCTCTTCGGGTATGACGAGCGACACCCCTTTTTCGAACAGAAAAAAGTCCTTCACGTTCATGGTTGCTATGATCAAAGCCGCGACGGCAGCCAGCACGGTAATCCATGCCAGGTGTCCGGTTACCAGAAAGAGATTCAGCCAGGCCGCCATGAAGAGAAAATAGATCAAGCCGGAGAAAAAGACGAATACCCCGCCGATCAGTGCCATCTTGTGGCGGGAATGGGCATGAACCATGAGACTCAGGAGAAAGAGGAGCACAAAGAATGCACAGGGGTTAAAGCTGTCGAGCGTTGCAACGGCGAGGGTGAAAAAGGGCAGAGACAGTCTCTCGGCCGAAATGGTCCCGAGGAGAGGAAGGGTAAGCGGGGCCGCATTGCCGGCTCTGTCTTGTGTGTCGTTTTCGCCGGTTGGATGAGATGTCGCGGTGCGTCTGACGATCTCCCGTTCCAGTTCACTGCGGGTTTCATCTGAAAAACCGTCGAGCATCCTGTCAGCAATAATAAAGGTTGGGACCCCTTTAGCCTCTGTTCCCAGTTTGCAGGACATCGTCATGAGGAGATTGAGGTTGTTTTCATTGTGCAGCACTTCGTAGGAGCGGATTTCTAGGCCGGG
Protein-coding regions in this window:
- a CDS encoding endonuclease III → MNREQELTHLFRREGLTPAVADLFRRIVYDWYASQRRELPWRETFDPYAILVSEIMLQQTQVERVREKYPTFLAEFPNLRALAAAPLERVLAAWQGLGYNRRAVNLKRCAEAVVASLGGELPADPNELVRLPGIGTYTSRAVAAFAFNTPLPFIETNIRSVYIHHFFADQSSIHDRDLMPLIEQTLDRDNPREWYYALMDYGSHLKRLHGNPSRRSSHHTRQTPFKGSNRQVRSRILRAVLENPGISRDALEKAVGASSEIVGKNLEQLAAEGFIVSRGPGYRIL
- a CDS encoding efflux RND transporter periplasmic adaptor subunit; translation: MALMNVMTAFRTLRRWGRHAVAASAVVPALALCACSPKEQKPTVKPPVPVVLAKVERKTIPVQIKAIGNVEPYATVAVKAQVSGEVVNVHFTEGQDVKKGDLLFAIDPRTYAAALKKAEANLSRNLVQARNARQDAERYAQLLTEGIVTQEQYEQYRTKAEAFAADVAADRAAVENAKVELSYCTIRSPLSGRTGNLAVHAGNIVKANENPPLVTINQITPVYVTFAIPEKDLAEIKHRLASGRLAVEAIIPNDQGPAEQGTISFLDNAVDAATGTIKLKGIFENKGRRLWPGQFVNVVVTLASRADAVVVPSQALQTGQSGPYLFVVKADTSVEVRPVTPGITHEGLTVIEQGVAPGETVVTDGQMRLTPNAKVTEKRPGGAGVSPPEPSKRP
- a CDS encoding CoA-binding protein; this translates as MSTKEQIDAFFTSKAFGVVGASADRHKYGNKVLRVYQQKNLKVVPVNPREQEIEGVACVASVMDLPDEVTSISVITPPKITEEVVEMAARKGIRTIWMQPGAESDKAVELCRQNGITVIADGSCILVVLGYRDH
- a CDS encoding TolC family protein, which encodes MKRMTTALLLVMAPLTVHAADGGVRLSLKEAIQSAVQKNLDVRAELYNPAMAEADIRKSLGIYDTQLTISTDFQYAVTEPVSSFLSGTNTSRTRTLTLNPGVNQLTPLGGTVGLTFNNAYNYTNSTRSLSEYWNSDLTLSLSQPLLKNFGKEPTELGIMVARTAKDGSLERFRTLLLDTVARVRTEYNRLYSLREDLEVKKTSLELARKILTDTQARVKAGVLPAMEILNAEFGVASREKDLIDAEKAVRDQNDVLHVLLQLPGKEEIIPVDIPTRDQYQAEEDALIRKALDLRPELREQKASLRTSELETRVARNRTLPDLNLTASAAVTGLDRHYNRNLEKVGSADYPVWGVGLVFQYPLGNNAAENEYRRSKLKVEQGRTQIRSLEANVGNEVKTAIRGVDSGYKQLDVTDRGRAFAEERLRSFIKRSEVGLATIKDVLEVESELATAKSNQIKALTGYGDAVTQLLRATGELLDREGITVTEKEGDSLYEQSARD
- a CDS encoding efflux RND transporter permease subunit: MNIAEIFIRRPVMTSLIMLAVMLFGLIAYDKLPVNDLPTVDYPTIQVSATLPGANPDTMASSVALPLEREFSTIAGVDSMTSTNGIGISRITIKFTLERDIDAAAQDVQAAISRAQRQLPQDMPAPPSFQKVNPADQPILYLVLSSPTLPLSTVHEYADTMIAQRISMVNGVASVQIYGSQKYAVRVQVDPKALAARKIGIDEVAQALERGNVNLPTGTLQGKHEALTIQTSGQLYSAKEYEPLIVAYRNGSPVRLGEIGRVIDSVENDKVAGWYKQTRAIVLAIQRQPGTNTIEVVNRIKELLPQFRSQLPGSVDLSIHFDRTEGIKESVADVKFTMVLTICLVIMVIFLFLRNLPATVIPSLALPLSIVGAFSAMYLMGFSVNNISLLALTLSVGFVVDDAIVMLENIVRHLEKGESPMEASLRGSREIGFTIVSMTISLVAVFIPVLFMKGMLGRLLHEFAVTISLAILISGFVSLSLTPMLCSRFLRPHSGEKGHGRFYTVMERFFDGMYRLYEVTLAKVLRLRRTVLAGTLAMTLLTIWLFTRIPTGLLPSDDIGAIFAITEGAQGISFEEMKAKQQQLAAIVLQDPNVEGFMSSAGAAGSRVSSNSGFMFIRLKPRHERKLNADQVIQQLRPKVMAVPGILMFLQNPPPIRLEAQLAKSQYQFVLQSPDTDELYRRAADLEARLKQVPLLLDVTSDLQLNNPQVQLDIDRDKASALGITAHQVEDALYYAYGSRQVSTIFAPNNQFKVILELEPRYQTDPAALSMLYIRSQQGDLVPLNTLATLRRTLGPLSVNHLGQIPAVTISFNLRPDTPLSEAVSAIEQVSRDTLPASFTTSFQGVAQAYQQSTTGLIVLIIMAIVVIYIVLGILYESYIHPLTILSGLPSAGFGALITLMIFGKELNLYGFVGLIMLIGIVKKNAIMMIDFALEAQRTEGKPPLEAIHQGALVRFRPIMMTTMAALMGTLPIALGIGAGAEARRTLGLAVVGGLLVSQLLTLYITPVIYYYMDRMQGWFVGKLPGRRRVSA
- the gpmA gene encoding 2,3-diphosphoglycerate-dependent phosphoglycerate mutase: MRTLVLIRHGESVWNRENRFTGWTDVGLTDKGAAEALRAGRTLKNEGFAFDEAFTSVLKRAIKTLWIVLEEMDQMWIPEHRHWRLNERHYGALQGLNKAETAERHGMEQVHVWRRSYDIPPPPLAAGDPRNPARDPRYAELDPADIPLTESLKDTVARFLPYWHETIAPRILAGRRLLIAAHGNSLRALVKYLDGIGDDAIAGLNIPTGIPLVYELEDDLHPIRSYYLGDPDEVARATQSVADQVKR